The Akkermansia sp. N21116 genome includes a region encoding these proteins:
- the sucD gene encoding succinate--CoA ligase subunit alpha has translation MTTLIDKNTRLVVQGITGSAGAFHAKNCMDFGTNLVAGVTPGKGGQIFEGKVPVFDTVKEAKAKTDCNATMIFVPPPFAADAIMEAADAGIKLIVCITEGIPVQDMQKVKQFIEGKDITLIGPNCPGIVNPGDKCKIGIMPAYIFKPGRIGIVSRSGTLTYEAVWQVTNLGMGQSMCIGIGGDPVHGMTHLDAAKFFTEDPNTDAFIMIGEIGGSEEEEAAEWIKANCKKPVAGFIAGATAPKGRRMGHAGAIVAGGKGTAAAKQEAMKDAGIVIANTPAQMGLALLEAMKAKGL, from the coding sequence ATGACTACTCTCATTGACAAGAACACCCGTCTGGTCGTCCAGGGTATTACCGGCAGCGCCGGCGCTTTCCACGCCAAAAACTGCATGGACTTCGGCACCAATCTCGTCGCCGGCGTTACCCCTGGCAAAGGAGGACAAATCTTCGAAGGTAAAGTCCCCGTTTTCGACACCGTCAAAGAAGCCAAAGCCAAGACGGACTGCAACGCTACGATGATTTTCGTTCCTCCGCCCTTTGCGGCCGACGCCATCATGGAAGCTGCCGACGCCGGCATCAAGCTGATCGTCTGCATTACGGAAGGCATTCCGGTCCAGGATATGCAGAAGGTCAAGCAATTCATCGAAGGCAAGGACATCACCCTCATCGGTCCTAACTGCCCCGGTATTGTCAATCCGGGCGACAAGTGCAAGATCGGCATCATGCCGGCCTACATTTTCAAGCCCGGCCGCATCGGCATCGTTTCCCGCTCCGGCACGCTCACCTATGAAGCTGTCTGGCAAGTGACCAATCTCGGCATGGGCCAAAGCATGTGCATTGGTATCGGCGGAGACCCCGTCCACGGCATGACTCACCTTGATGCTGCCAAGTTCTTCACGGAAGATCCCAACACCGATGCTTTCATTATGATCGGTGAAATCGGAGGCTCCGAAGAAGAAGAAGCGGCTGAATGGATCAAGGCCAATTGCAAAAAACCCGTCGCCGGATTCATTGCAGGAGCTACCGCTCCCAAGGGACGCCGCATGGGACATGCCGGTGCCATCGTCGCCGGAGGCAAGGGTACGGCTGCCGCCAAGCAGGAAGCCATGAAAGATGCCGGTATTGTTATCGCCAATACCCCAGCCCAAATGGGTCTCGCACTCCTTGAAGCCATGAAGGCCAAAGGTCTGTAA
- a CDS encoding autotransporter-associated beta strand repeat-containing protein, which produces MKLRLPLLLLSAILTCYTNVHAETTAVWIGPDGDHTADAWNTLANWKDYVDQPKGPGINEDGQNGTYDPIEFDAAGVLSFTGLKFEGWTFRLELKNLTNLTLSGETKKIQGGGYLKVDQNSKLVWNILNNGQGSTGNDFSLDVQSFQGIEFQKSLTYSTKSLGTLTVSLGSVGSILSSSSAASLHANVSIKFTDTTLLQYGQEHFLTNVGQYGVKELAEGQTNYILYTRKLWDLSGNATSTGGTVAASGHSFTLNDSTSLTLSGSALSADADSANKFYVYRGGDGALYVDYVTSSTDVSNMFSTWTGATGTWNAANTNWHNSTGESIPFTQGSIALFTKDNSGTVTIDGEVNPLMMKFTGGSYTFNNKDAASKIITTGAVLISGDADQEPYVEFTGANAITGSITIENGTLKLSHANAVTFGNISLRGGTVQLNASGFGDFKTVAGMNGTLLFDQGATMGKLTLGDGALTIAGNAAIGSLLLNGSGTLNGAEGSSQMIGSSTSAGSIALKNGTLDGMNIDLTGGVNGQGGTVTIKNSNLVISNYFHAGENGSGATVMSLENTNVIIKGSGENQGISYSLGLGDWHNADQMTVKGGKLLMQSNLLLTLDGASSLTLQDNTFFGAQGIIMSRENIKSTFVLNDGTVVLGSGGWTKHNPSAPTEINLQKGTIGASANWSSSLNMVLGDPDSEGIEEVIFDTAKYNIDSATYTYTQSNEGATITLSGELSGEGKLVKKGEGALILSKDINKYTGGTDILGGTIVMGAAGSLSTKEITFDSKTGAAQLTLADVIGTTLTNEIKVLSGTNTIYHTKEDMVLSGPVTISKDAALQIGSLMQDTISIAELKGLGEFKIINSLRDTTWGGTNPDHGKEEAKGGWDYFVFLTGANAGYSGDVSIVDTKSESPDKVYGSQLVLGNSDALARSSVTLNGYSALNVQADSASIKGLSGDGWVSTYKDSTAGKTYKLTLTPDKDYSFSGIIQDSNMTGLGLGKLALEISGNGSQKLTGENTYTGGTILTDGELRIEKEAALGNGGMVTFNGGTLVADDTLDIVSHTVTVNSGKSVHLAAVDGKTITLSTLQFSGTTNSNHVMAGLAGAKGTVVLGNLTNGGVLEGTLSVLGDVTLRLANDDDSGTVTVRHSSKNGTLDAIAGTLEKTDGTLRVELESDGSLSGRLKAEKGILELVGTGSSRSLLLTGTLEGDSMKLGANAAVTVGTDTQSGTISVDNVLTLDGGTLNLSNGTVAVKNVKALTGGSLNLSSGLVTVENVLTLDGGSLNLSGGTMETENLAFGTSASTSTLALLTGGQLTVGASGVTGSAGTLELGGGTLKSSAAWSTTHVAVLSATGSDATTIDTTGGDITLSGNLSNKSGVASVNLVKSGSGVLELGGGNASLSGNIKVTGGTLKAASSTAFGAATNEILVEGAKIDLNGQSLSNALVFSGDSTLSGTSAGYAGAVHAKLGTLTLSDASAVLKDVRVLAGATLKGTNLSIGGTLTLDLSDMLTRNNSPYVQMVDPLGGTTSLKLDNFLRTTEDQAAGAYKLISVTGDSSLDAGEFSWERKGVATDAYLYTLVTSVDGDTSNKNLYLRLARIGTWVWNSGNSGHTGSVWAGNVDGPWDQQGFQGGPDGQKVQFDDAASMKTVTISGTVSPWSLDIINSAGNDYIFQGEGSPNNGIGNYGELDVSLTKKGTGKLSLASNLKNTYSGGTYLYDGTIEMGNSNSLGTGIVDFLGGTLGNVAGTDVTITNVLTDAIPESAIGITDKQAIKLLAAPGTTLIVDHSSGGGLVFDDSGKNNAAVSISGTGLVQLSGLAADAKLSGTVSVSDESSLELVNAVQQGSVTLSGKLSGVAGTLEKTSGTLVLNLLNEGDTFGGTLEADALTVSAVGSTATDKSLGLSGTMSASGLILSDGAELKLLSNGELAVDGTISVNSDSGLTLAGGTLTLGNAATSSATDVLGGTDGTVILGNGTLTAATGSSGWTASHAMTLSGTGKNGTLVSLGDGQTVTLGGVLNGSGLLTKQGGGTLVLGNGGNTVSGEIALKEGRLELVDGASLGTSHVTVSGGTLELNDQNVGGATLTVTGGILSGASNYAPTGGVAVKLTGQAAPVDLGGLDGSALTSIHLGAGASSGGLDYGSSITGLTGNISISGDGATPNVLLTAGSGNALIGGSSGSAQSLISFETPGASHQVYLGDMQINLTDGLLEELHDLRAEGTTILLQLTDGALAVTDPLTRTANGISDAAHAWLSSIRFNPVLEYLGYAVQRNLDADALQANLDAGRLAVTAGGEIYYATDAALDGNAQHRVDLTKEATSQDPSTTHYVYFDAYKMVMINADLNVVMSGAPGDASTLGLHVENLSGGLNSATGERYTLEFENNLGTDSVARVELVNGSYNGRNLDTVYEGNLKAGIVDFVKTGTGSLTINGDVTIDGGIETREGTLVLNGHNSLESLTAGTGDGLTVIGGETLVKGVYGQGGTLELRGVDSRLVVTGSDTMDLATHITGDGTFSMAYGTLRLVDGGDFSSDSTLELQSGSVLDVAGGNDVTVGLLTGAGIVRFNGTGSTLTVKSDRDSNLSIAFEGRGTLAKEGLGTQTLGVASKDLSLAVREGTLVLAAPSGSYDRVTVGTGNGNAALRLAEDTLVNSLTVTGGSRLDLRGGESSGEIRPGILSCAGNVDLQSGSTLDLVLPNPIASIDADGHIALGDGVTLNLVNGSRDGSWKPSDTDSLELMAAHGGFLDASGNPLGFGSSLITWTVNMEQSLGLFYTGANLHVSDDGRRLLADLSVSSGNLLEEVARSGVARAGADLIWQAGLQESGTSLDRVLSSIMDDVKAGNRSGASRKLAAVAGSTVTGILAAAKSDLAYQQSMLRNRVAGMGLNNNDYTYENTLPYYNFWLQGTGSYNRLDASGDYAGYKLVNWGGTVGADVNVSSTVTLGAAFSANYGDLSSDGADRLSGDLDGTYISLFGKYQGRKWGHSLIVTGSRYDASVDRTVNFGTDSYTGHGTSDGTGWGVLYEATCDIKLNDEGTKILQPLFGASLVHVGMDDYRESGAGNAGLDVSDLDATTGSVTAGLRYLGLVGSNVFGREALGELRVQVVQDMGDDRASGQVGLQGNPGIRREVEGAKAGMTGVQFGAGLSVPVGVNGTIFAEANTELRSGATWASGSLGYRYNF; this is translated from the coding sequence CATCTACGGATGTGTCCAATATGTTTTCAACATGGACGGGGGCAACGGGGACATGGAATGCCGCCAATACGAATTGGCACAATTCTACGGGAGAATCTATTCCTTTTACGCAAGGAAGCATAGCGCTGTTTACGAAAGATAATTCCGGGACCGTTACCATTGACGGAGAAGTCAATCCTCTCATGATGAAATTTACGGGAGGCAGTTATACCTTTAACAATAAGGACGCGGCTTCCAAAATTATCACGACGGGAGCTGTCCTCATCAGTGGAGATGCAGACCAGGAGCCTTATGTGGAATTCACCGGAGCCAATGCCATTACCGGATCGATCACTATTGAGAACGGCACTTTGAAATTATCTCACGCGAATGCTGTTACGTTTGGAAACATTAGTTTGAGAGGAGGGACTGTGCAGTTGAATGCCTCCGGATTCGGGGATTTCAAGACTGTTGCAGGGATGAATGGCACTTTGCTCTTTGATCAAGGGGCGACAATGGGAAAACTGACATTGGGTGACGGGGCTCTGACGATTGCCGGGAATGCTGCAATCGGTTCTCTTCTATTGAATGGATCGGGGACTCTCAATGGAGCAGAGGGATCGTCACAGATGATTGGCTCGTCAACATCGGCGGGGAGTATTGCACTCAAAAACGGAACGCTGGACGGAATGAATATTGATTTGACCGGTGGGGTCAATGGTCAGGGAGGAACTGTAACCATTAAAAATTCCAACCTTGTCATATCTAACTACTTCCATGCGGGGGAAAATGGATCCGGGGCCACTGTGATGTCCTTGGAAAATACGAATGTTATCATCAAGGGAAGTGGAGAGAATCAGGGCATTTCCTATTCTCTAGGATTGGGAGACTGGCACAACGCCGATCAAATGACGGTCAAAGGGGGAAAACTCCTGATGCAGTCGAACCTGCTGCTTACCTTAGACGGTGCATCTTCCTTAACCTTGCAGGACAATACATTTTTCGGAGCTCAGGGGATTATTATGTCTCGTGAGAATATAAAATCCACTTTTGTTCTCAATGATGGAACAGTCGTTTTAGGTAGCGGGGGCTGGACAAAGCATAATCCTAGTGCACCAACGGAGATTAACTTGCAGAAGGGAACGATCGGAGCATCCGCAAACTGGTCTTCTTCTCTGAATATGGTTTTGGGCGATCCCGATTCGGAAGGGATTGAAGAAGTGATTTTCGATACGGCCAAATACAATATTGATTCCGCAACTTATACTTATACTCAATCGAATGAAGGCGCTACGATAACGCTTTCCGGGGAATTGAGCGGAGAAGGCAAATTGGTGAAGAAAGGGGAGGGAGCGCTCATTTTGAGCAAAGATATCAATAAGTATACGGGAGGTACGGATATCCTTGGCGGTACGATTGTCATGGGGGCGGCAGGTTCCCTGAGTACCAAGGAAATTACATTTGATTCCAAGACAGGGGCGGCTCAGTTGACTCTGGCTGACGTTATCGGTACAACATTGACCAACGAAATCAAGGTTCTCTCCGGCACCAATACCATTTATCATACCAAGGAGGACATGGTTCTCTCCGGTCCGGTGACGATTTCCAAAGACGCTGCCCTTCAGATTGGCAGTTTGATGCAGGATACGATCAGTATTGCGGAGCTCAAGGGATTGGGAGAATTCAAGATCATCAATTCCCTGCGCGATACGACATGGGGTGGGACTAATCCAGACCATGGCAAGGAAGAAGCCAAGGGGGGCTGGGACTACTTCGTGTTCCTGACGGGGGCCAATGCCGGTTACTCGGGCGATGTCTCCATCGTGGATACGAAAAGCGAATCACCCGACAAGGTTTACGGCAGCCAGCTGGTTCTGGGCAATAGCGATGCTCTGGCCCGTTCGTCAGTGACACTGAATGGTTATTCCGCCTTGAACGTCCAGGCGGACAGCGCTTCCATCAAGGGGCTTTCGGGAGATGGCTGGGTGTCGACGTACAAGGATTCAACCGCAGGAAAGACCTATAAACTGACGCTGACTCCGGACAAGGATTACTCCTTCTCGGGGATCATTCAGGATAGTAACATGACGGGACTTGGCTTGGGTAAGCTTGCGTTGGAGATTAGCGGGAACGGTAGCCAGAAACTGACTGGCGAAAACACCTATACGGGGGGTACGATATTGACGGACGGAGAGTTGAGAATTGAGAAGGAAGCTGCTCTCGGCAACGGAGGAATGGTGACATTCAATGGCGGGACGCTGGTGGCAGATGATACTTTGGATATTGTCTCCCATACGGTCACGGTCAATTCCGGTAAGAGTGTCCATCTGGCTGCGGTAGACGGCAAGACAATTACTTTATCCACCCTGCAATTTTCCGGAACAACCAATTCCAATCATGTAATGGCCGGTTTAGCCGGAGCCAAGGGTACGGTGGTACTCGGCAATCTGACTAATGGCGGCGTTCTGGAAGGGACTCTGTCCGTGCTTGGAGATGTGACTCTCCGTCTGGCCAATGATGATGATTCGGGGACGGTAACCGTACGGCATAGTTCTAAGAACGGAACGCTGGATGCGATAGCCGGAACACTGGAGAAGACCGATGGAACGCTTCGCGTCGAACTGGAGTCCGACGGTAGTCTTTCCGGTCGTCTGAAGGCGGAGAAAGGAATATTGGAACTCGTCGGGACGGGATCTTCCCGTTCCCTGCTGCTAACGGGTACTCTTGAAGGAGATTCGATGAAGTTGGGGGCAAATGCGGCTGTAACCGTCGGTACGGACACCCAGTCCGGGACGATATCGGTAGATAACGTACTGACTCTGGATGGCGGAACCTTGAATCTGTCCAACGGGACGGTGGCCGTGAAAAACGTGAAAGCTCTGACCGGCGGTTCTTTGAATCTATCCAGTGGGTTGGTGACGGTGGAAAATGTGCTGACTCTGGATGGCGGTTCCTTGAATTTGTCCGGTGGTACGATGGAAACAGAAAATCTTGCGTTCGGAACATCGGCATCGACATCCACACTGGCCTTGTTGACTGGTGGTCAATTGACAGTTGGGGCTTCGGGCGTTACCGGTTCGGCGGGAACACTGGAACTGGGCGGCGGTACGCTCAAGTCGTCGGCTGCGTGGAGCACGACCCATGTCGCCGTGCTTTCGGCGACGGGCTCCGATGCGACGACGATCGACACGACGGGTGGGGACATCACCCTGTCGGGAAATCTTTCCAACAAATCGGGCGTGGCGTCCGTGAACCTGGTGAAGTCGGGTTCGGGCGTACTGGAGCTGGGCGGAGGCAATGCCTCGCTGTCCGGGAACATCAAGGTGACGGGAGGAACGCTCAAGGCGGCCTCCTCTACGGCCTTCGGGGCTGCGACCAACGAAATCCTGGTGGAAGGAGCAAAAATCGATCTCAACGGTCAGTCCCTGTCCAACGCGTTGGTCTTTTCGGGAGATTCGACGCTGTCGGGAACCTCGGCAGGCTATGCCGGAGCGGTGCATGCCAAGTTGGGAACGCTGACCTTGTCGGACGCCTCCGCCGTCCTGAAGGACGTAAGGGTCTTGGCTGGAGCGACACTTAAAGGAACGAATCTGTCGATAGGAGGCACGCTGACGCTGGACCTTTCCGACATGCTCACAAGGAACAATTCCCCGTATGTTCAGATGGTTGATCCTCTTGGAGGAACGACTTCGTTGAAACTGGACAACTTCCTCCGTACGACGGAGGATCAGGCCGCAGGTGCATACAAACTGATCTCCGTTACAGGGGATTCCTCCTTGGATGCGGGAGAATTTAGTTGGGAGAGGAAGGGGGTTGCGACGGATGCTTATCTTTACACGCTGGTAACTTCGGTAGATGGGGATACCAGCAACAAGAACCTCTACCTGCGCCTGGCCCGTATCGGTACCTGGGTCTGGAACAGCGGTAATTCCGGTCATACGGGATCGGTGTGGGCGGGAAACGTAGATGGACCATGGGATCAGCAGGGTTTCCAGGGGGGACCGGACGGACAGAAAGTTCAGTTCGACGATGCTGCCTCGATGAAAACCGTGACGATTTCCGGAACAGTGTCTCCCTGGTCGTTGGATATTATTAATAGCGCCGGTAATGACTATATCTTCCAAGGAGAAGGTTCCCCGAACAACGGCATCGGAAATTATGGAGAGCTCGACGTTTCTCTAACAAAGAAGGGGACTGGCAAGCTTTCTCTGGCATCCAATCTCAAGAATACCTATTCGGGAGGGACTTATCTCTACGACGGTACGATTGAAATGGGGAACTCCAATTCCCTGGGAACAGGGATTGTCGATTTCCTGGGCGGTACGTTGGGCAACGTCGCGGGAACGGATGTGACGATTACCAACGTGTTGACCGACGCCATTCCCGAATCGGCTATCGGCATCACGGACAAGCAGGCCATCAAGCTTCTTGCCGCTCCCGGGACAACGCTGATAGTAGACCATTCCTCGGGCGGAGGCCTCGTCTTCGATGACTCCGGTAAGAACAATGCGGCAGTCTCCATCTCCGGTACGGGACTTGTACAATTGTCCGGACTGGCTGCTGACGCGAAACTTTCCGGAACGGTTTCCGTTTCAGACGAATCTTCGCTGGAACTGGTCAATGCAGTCCAGCAAGGTTCGGTTACCCTCTCCGGGAAGCTCTCCGGCGTGGCGGGTACCCTTGAAAAAACCTCCGGTACTCTCGTTCTGAACCTCCTCAACGAAGGGGACACCTTCGGCGGCACGTTGGAGGCCGACGCCCTCACCGTCAGCGCCGTCGGTTCGACGGCTACCGACAAATCCCTGGGACTTTCCGGCACGATGTCGGCCTCCGGTCTGATCCTTTCCGATGGAGCCGAACTCAAGCTGCTTTCCAACGGAGAACTTGCCGTCGATGGGACCATCTCCGTCAACTCCGACTCCGGTCTCACCCTCGCCGGCGGTACGCTGACGCTGGGCAACGCCGCCACCTCCTCTGCAACCGACGTTCTCGGCGGTACGGATGGCACGGTCATTTTGGGCAATGGAACTCTCACCGCGGCCACAGGCAGCTCGGGCTGGACAGCTTCCCATGCTATGACCCTTTCGGGCACGGGCAAGAACGGAACTCTCGTCAGCCTCGGCGACGGACAGACTGTGACCCTGGGCGGAGTCCTGAACGGCTCCGGTCTCTTGACCAAGCAAGGGGGAGGCACCCTCGTCCTCGGCAACGGCGGCAATACCGTCTCCGGCGAGATCGCGCTGAAAGAAGGCCGTCTCGAACTTGTCGACGGAGCCAGCCTCGGCACATCCCATGTTACCGTCTCGGGCGGTACTCTTGAATTGAATGATCAGAATGTTGGAGGAGCTACCCTTACGGTTACAGGCGGTATCCTGTCCGGAGCTTCGAACTACGCTCCCACAGGCGGAGTCGCGGTCAAACTGACCGGTCAGGCGGCTCCCGTCGACCTGGGCGGCCTCGACGGCAGTGCCCTCACCAGCATCCATCTTGGCGCAGGTGCCTCCTCCGGCGGTCTCGACTACGGCAGCTCCATCACCGGGCTCACGGGCAATATCTCCATTTCCGGAGACGGAGCTACGCCCAACGTTCTCCTGACCGCCGGCAGCGGCAATGCCCTCATCGGCGGCAGCTCCGGCAGCGCTCAATCGCTCATCTCCTTCGAGACGCCGGGGGCATCCCACCAGGTCTACCTCGGCGACATGCAGATCAACCTCACCGACGGCCTGCTGGAAGAACTCCACGACCTCCGGGCGGAAGGCACCACCATCCTCCTCCAGCTCACCGACGGAGCCCTCGCCGTCACCGATCCGCTGACGCGCACCGCCAACGGCATTAGCGACGCGGCCCACGCATGGCTCAGCTCCATCCGCTTCAACCCCGTCCTGGAATACCTCGGCTATGCCGTCCAGCGCAACCTGGATGCCGACGCCCTGCAGGCCAACCTCGACGCGGGCCGCCTGGCCGTCACCGCCGGCGGGGAAATCTACTACGCCACCGACGCAGCCCTCGACGGAAATGCACAACATCGGGTTGATCTGACCAAAGAAGCGACTTCGCAAGATCCATCCACCACCCACTACGTCTACTTCGACGCCTACAAGATGGTGATGATCAACGCCGACCTCAACGTCGTCATGAGCGGAGCCCCCGGCGACGCGTCAACCCTTGGCCTGCACGTCGAAAACCTCTCGGGTGGCCTCAACTCCGCCACCGGGGAACGCTACACCCTTGAGTTCGAAAACAACCTCGGCACCGACAGCGTCGCCCGTGTCGAACTGGTCAACGGCAGCTACAACGGGCGCAACCTCGACACCGTCTACGAAGGCAACCTCAAGGCAGGCATCGTCGACTTCGTCAAGACGGGCACGGGATCGCTGACCATCAACGGCGACGTGACCATCGACGGCGGTATCGAAACGCGGGAAGGCACCCTCGTCCTCAACGGGCATAACAGCCTCGAAAGCCTCACCGCCGGCACCGGAGACGGCCTGACCGTCATCGGAGGAGAAACCCTGGTGAAGGGCGTATACGGGCAGGGAGGCACCCTGGAACTGCGCGGAGTGGACTCCCGCCTGGTAGTCACCGGAAGCGACACGATGGACCTGGCCACCCACATCACCGGAGACGGCACCTTCTCGATGGCTTACGGGACGCTGCGCCTGGTGGACGGAGGCGACTTTTCGAGTGACTCGACGCTCGAACTCCAATCGGGCTCCGTCCTCGACGTGGCCGGCGGCAACGACGTCACCGTCGGCCTGCTGACGGGAGCGGGCATCGTGCGCTTCAACGGAACGGGCAGCACCCTGACCGTGAAGAGCGACCGCGACTCGAACCTCAGCATCGCCTTCGAAGGCCGGGGCACCCTCGCCAAGGAAGGCCTGGGCACCCAGACCCTCGGCGTAGCCTCGAAAGACCTCAGCCTCGCCGTGCGTGAAGGCACCCTCGTCCTCGCCGCCCCCTCCGGCAGCTACGACCGGGTCACGGTCGGTACAGGAAACGGGAACGCCGCCCTGCGTCTGGCGGAAGACACCCTCGTCAACAGCCTGACCGTCACAGGCGGGAGCCGCCTCGACCTGCGCGGCGGGGAAAGCAGCGGAGAAATCCGCCCCGGCATCCTCTCCTGCGCCGGCAACGTCGACCTGCAATCCGGCTCCACCCTCGACCTCGTCCTGCCCAACCCGATCGCCTCGATCGACGCGGACGGACACATCGCCCTGGGCGACGGCGTCACCCTCAACCTCGTCAACGGCAGCCGCGACGGGAGCTGGAAACCCTCCGACACCGACTCCCTCGAACTCATGGCCGCCCACGGCGGCTTCCTCGACGCCTCCGGCAACCCGCTGGGCTTCGGCAGCAGCCTGATCACCTGGACGGTCAACATGGAACAGAGCCTCGGCCTCTTCTACACGGGAGCCAACCTGCACGTCAGCGACGACGGGCGTCGCCTGCTCGCCGACCTCTCGGTGAGCTCCGGCAACCTCCTCGAAGAAGTTGCCCGGAGCGGAGTCGCCAGAGCCGGTGCCGACCTCATCTGGCAGGCGGGCCTGCAGGAATCCGGCACCAGCCTCGACCGCGTCCTCTCAAGCATCATGGACGACGTCAAGGCGGGCAACCGCAGCGGAGCGAGCCGCAAGCTGGCCGCCGTCGCGGGCAGCACCGTCACGGGCATCCTGGCCGCGGCGAAGAGCGACCTCGCCTACCAGCAGAGCATGCTGCGCAACCGCGTAGCCGGCATGGGGCTCAACAACAACGACTACACCTACGAGAACACCCTGCCGTACTACAACTTCTGGCTGCAGGGGACGGGGAGCTACAACCGGCTCGACGCGAGCGGCGACTACGCCGGCTACAAACTGGTCAACTGGGGAGGCACGGTGGGAGCCGACGTGAACGTCAGCAGCACCGTAACCCTCGGGGCAGCCTTCAGCGCGAACTACGGGGACCTGAGCAGCGACGGAGCCGACCGCCTCAGCGGAGACCTGGACGGGACCTACATCAGCCTGTTCGGGAAGTACCAGGGACGCAAGTGGGGCCACTCACTCATCGTCACCGGGAGCCGCTACGACGCGAGCGTCGACCGGACGGTGAACTTCGGAACGGACAGCTACACCGGCCACGGGACAAGCGACGGGACAGGCTGGGGAGTCCTCTACGAAGCGACCTGCGACATCAAGCTCAACGACGAAGGGACGAAGATCCTCCAGCCCCTGTTCGGAGCCTCGCTGGTACACGTCGGCATGGACGACTACCGCGAGAGCGGAGCGGGGAACGCGGGATTGGACGTCAGCGACCTGGACGCGACGACGGGGAGCGTGACGGCGGGTCTTCGCTACCTGGGCCTTGTAGGGAGCAACGTCTTCGGACGGGAGGCGCTGGGCGAGTTGCGGGTGCAAGTAGTGCAGGACATGGGAGACGACCGTGCGAGCGGCCAGGTAGGCTTGCAGGGCAACCCCGGCATCCGCCGCGAGGTGGAAGGAGCGAAGGCGGGGATGACAGGGGTCCAGTTCGGAGCGGGGCTGAGCGTTCCCGTAGGAGTGAACGGCACAATCTTTGCGGAGGCGAACACGGAACTCCGCAGCGGAGCGACCTGGGCGAGCGGCTCGCTGGGTTACCGGTACAACTTCTGA
- the sucC gene encoding ADP-forming succinate--CoA ligase subunit beta — protein sequence MNIHEYQAKLLFERFGVATPQGIAVTTPEQAVEVARKMAQNQFAVKAQVHAGGRGKGTFKNGFKGGVHVVKSAEEVGEVAGKMLNQVLVTKQTGEVGKLVQTVMVAEAVDLKKECYFAILQDRARKCPVIVASQQGGMDIEEVAKNSPEAILKVYIDPALGILPFQALDVACSLGFTGALIRQATKLITNTYKLFASLDCSMVEINPLVVTTDDRIVALDAKFNFDDNALFRHPEIVEMRDTSEEDPREVEADKYNLNYIGLDGNIGCMVNGAGLAMATMDIIKYYGGSPANFLDVGGSATEEMVTNAFRILTSDSHVKAILVNIFGGIMRCDVIAQGIVAAARTIDMKIPLIVRLEGTNVEIGKKILAESGISIISADDLDTAAQKAVEAAK from the coding sequence ATGAATATTCACGAATACCAAGCAAAACTACTCTTTGAGAGATTTGGAGTAGCTACCCCACAAGGCATTGCCGTTACCACTCCGGAACAGGCGGTTGAAGTCGCCAGGAAAATGGCACAGAACCAGTTCGCAGTCAAAGCTCAGGTGCATGCCGGAGGTCGTGGCAAAGGAACATTCAAAAACGGCTTCAAGGGCGGCGTTCATGTCGTCAAGTCTGCTGAAGAAGTAGGCGAAGTTGCCGGAAAAATGCTCAATCAGGTTCTGGTCACCAAGCAAACCGGTGAAGTCGGCAAGCTCGTGCAGACCGTCATGGTTGCCGAAGCTGTCGATCTTAAGAAGGAATGCTACTTCGCTATCCTTCAGGACCGTGCCCGCAAGTGCCCCGTGATCGTAGCCAGCCAGCAAGGCGGCATGGACATCGAAGAAGTCGCCAAGAATTCTCCCGAAGCCATTCTGAAAGTTTACATTGATCCTGCTCTGGGAATCCTCCCCTTCCAGGCTCTGGACGTTGCCTGTTCCCTTGGATTTACCGGCGCTTTGATTCGCCAGGCCACCAAGCTGATCACCAACACCTACAAGCTTTTCGCCTCCCTGGATTGCTCAATGGTGGAAATCAACCCTCTCGTCGTCACCACTGACGACCGCATCGTCGCCCTCGACGCCAAATTCAACTTTGACGACAACGCTCTCTTCCGTCATCCGGAAATTGTTGAAATGCGCGATACTTCCGAAGAAGATCCTCGCGAAGTCGAAGCCGACAAGTACAACCTCAACTACATCGGCCTCGACGGCAACATCGGCTGCATGGTCAACGGAGCCGGACTTGCCATGGCTACGATGGACATTATCAAATATTACGGCGGTTCCCCCGCCAACTTCCTCGATGTAGGAGGCAGTGCCACGGAAGAAATGGTTACGAACGCTTTCCGCATCCTGACCAGCGATTCTCACGTCAAGGCTATTCTCGTCAACATCTTCGGTGGCATCATGCGTTGCGATGTCATTGCACAGGGCATCGTTGCTGCTGCAAGAACAATCGACATGAAGATTCCCCTTATTGTCAGACTGGAAGGAACCAATGTCGAGATCGGTAAGAAGATCCTTGCTGAAAGCGGCATCTCCATCATCTCCGCCGACGACCTCGACACCGCCGCTCAAAAAGCAGTTGAAGCCGCCAAGTAA